GCCGCGTGTGCAGGTCGAGGTCGTGCCCGTACGCATGGGTCAGGTGCACCACGTCGTCCCCGACCTGGAACGCGAGCAGCAGCCTCCCGTCCGGCCGCACGACCCGGGCGAACTCGGCGTACAGCTCGTCCTGCCGCTCCTCGGGCGTGTGGATGACCGAGTACCAGGCGAGGGCACCGGCGAGCCCGGCATCCCCGAACGGCAGCGCTGCCATCGACGCGACCTCGAAGCGCACCGCCGGATGGTCGCGGCGGGCGGCCTCCACCATCCGGGGCGAGAGGTCGATCCCGACGACGTCGAGCCCGCGGTCCGCCAGATACCCGGCGATCCGGCCGGGACCGCACCCGAGGTCGCCGACCGCTCCCCCGCCGGCCCGGCGGATCTGCTCGGCGAAGACATCGAGCATGGCGCGATCGAACTCGCTCTCGGCGAGGTCGTCGCGCAGCAGGTCGGCGTAGTCATCGGCCACCGTGTCATAGGCGGCGCGGGTGGCAATGACGTCGGGATGCTCGCTCACCCGACTCATCGTAGGGCGGACGAACCACCGGGCACGACGGGTCCGTCCGCGCTCTCGCGGAGGAACTCGTCCCAGGTGCGCACCCCGCGCTGAGCCGACGCGTCGGCGAGGTTGTCCCCCGCCCGGTACGCGCGGCCCACGGCCCCGGGGAGCCGCACCGGCAGCGTCGGACGGCGGCGGCCGCTGTAGCGGCGGACGAGCTCGACGAGGTCCAGCACCTCCGGTCCCGCGAGGTCAGGGACCCTGCCGGCGGGTTCCGAAAGGGCGAGGGACGCGAGTCGCTCCGCGACCTCCTCGCGGTGCACCGGTTCGAAGCGCAGGCCTCCCGGCGCGGGCGTCAGCGGCAGCCGGGACAGGCCGCGCACCAGCGGCAGCACGAATTCGTGCAGCTGGGACACCGCCAGGATGCTCCACGGCACACCCGAGGCCTCGACGGCGCGTTCCGCGGTCGCCTTCGCCCGGAAGTAGCCGATCGGCATCCGACCGGCGCCCACCACCGAGATCAGGATGAGGTGAGCGGTCCCCGCGCGCCGCGCCGCCTCCGCGACCGTGTCGGCCGCACGGTCGTCGCCGCGCGCGCCCCCGGCGAGGTGCAGGACAGTGCCCGCATCCGCGAAGGCCGCATCCAGCCCGACGCCCTTCACGGTGTCTCCCACCACCTGCCGGACCCGGGCATCCCCTGACGCAGGCAGTGGATGACGGCTCAGCACGCGCACGTCGTGTCCGGCCGCCACCAGCCGCGGGACGACGCTGCGCCCGATTCGTCCTGTCCCTCCTGTCACCACGATGGTCTCGTTCACCGTCGTCCTCCCGTCATCTGTGTCACACGCGCCGGTTCCGGCTCGTCGATAGGGTGACGACCGGGAGACGGAGGATGTGACATGACCGACGCAGATCTGCTCGCCGAGCGCTTCCAGGCGGCGCGTCCCCGCCTCACGGCGATCGCGACCCGCCTGCTGTCCAGTTCGGTGGACGCCGAGGACGCGGTGCAGGAGACCTGGCTGCGCCTGAGGAGCGCCGATGTCGCAACGATCGAGAACGTCGACGCCTGGCTGACGACCGTGCTGTCGCGGATCTGCCTCGACCAGCTGCGCACCCCGCGCCGTCTGCGCGAGCGCTCGTGGGAGGTGAGGCCCTGGCCGGCTGAGCCGCGGTCCGTCCTGGGGGATCCCGCCGCCGAGGCGGAGCAGGGTGAGCGCGTCGCCGCCGCCCTGCTCCTCGTGCTGGACGAGCTCCGCCCGGCGGAACGGATCGCTTTCGTGCTGCACGACGTCTTCGGACGGCCGTTCGACGAGGTGGCCGAGGCTCTCGGGCGTTCGCCCGAGGCGGCGCGGCAACTGGCGTCGCGCGCCCGGCGACGCCTGCACGGTTCGACCGACCCGAGGCGACCCGACGCCCATCGAGCGCGCCCGCTGGTGGATGCGTGGCTCCAGGCCGCGCAGCAGGGCGACGTCACGCGCCTCCTGGCGCTCCTCGATGAGAACGCCACCCTGCGCGCCGACTACGGCGCGACACAGCAACGGCTGGCAGGCCGGCAGCAGATCGCCGAGCAGGCGGTCCTGTCCGCACGGCTCGCCGCGCACTCCACCCCCGTCCTCCTCGGCGGACGACCGGGCGTCGCCGCCGTCCTGTCCGGCCGGGTCGTATCCGTGATGGCGTTCGAGATCGAGGGCGACCGCATCCTCCGCCTCGACGTCCTGGCCGACCCGGGGCGTCTCGCCGGACTCCGCGTCGCCGAGGCGCTCGGGATCGCCTGACGACGAAGCGCCCCCGGCCGTGTGGGCCGGGGGCGCTTCTGGGAGGGTCTTACCGCAGGTACCTGTCGTAGAGGAGGGTCCTGCGGCACAGATCCGGTGGGTGGCAGCCGCTGTCGCGGTCCTCCCCGTGGAGCAGTGCGTGGCCGAAGCCGCGCAGCGCGGAGGCGTATGCACGCCAAGAGCTTGTACTCATCGTGGTTCTTCTTCCGGTTGTGCGTCCTTGCACACCGATGCACGCTGGCAGGCGCGATCGGACGCGATGGATGGTGAGCATCCGCGTCCGCACGTCGCTTAACGCACGGAGGGCGTCGCCCCGTTGCGGGGGCGACGCCCTCCGCAACGCGGACACTCTCTATGGGAGGAGTCCGCGTCGCGCCTGTGTTAGTTACAACACAGTGGCCTGTCAGCCTGTCAGTAAGAAGAGCCCCGAGGGGCGCGAATTACTTGAGGGTGACGGTGGCGCCAGCCTCTTCGAGCTGGGCCTTCGCCTTGTCGGCGGTCTCCTTGTTGGCGCCCTCGATGACGGTGCTCGGGGCACCGTCGACGAGTGCCTTCGCCTCACCGAGGCCGAGGCTGGTGAGGGCGCGCACCTCCTTGATGACCTGGATCTTCTTGTCACCGGCGGCCTCGAGGACGACGTCGAAGGAGTCCTTCTCCTCGACCTCTTCGGCAGCGGCACCCGCACCACCGGCGGCCGGGGCGGCCACGGCGACGGGGGCGGCGGCGGTGACCTCGAAGGTCTCCTCGAACTTCTTCACGAACTCGCTGAGCTCGATGAGCGTGAGCTCCTTGAACGCGTCGAGCAGCTCATCAGTCGTAAGCTTTGCCATTGTTCTCTCCTTAGTGTGTGTGGTTACTCACCGCTGATCTGGTCCGTGAGGACTCAGGCAGCGGACTCCTGCTTCTCACGCAGCGCGTCGACCGTGCGAACGGCCTGCGACAGCGGTGCGTTGAACAGATATGCGGCTCCGAACAGCGAGGCCTTGAAGGCGCCGGCCAGCTTGGCCAGCAGTACCTCACGGGACTCGAGGTCGGCGAGCTTGCCTACCTCTTCTGCGGTCAGCGGGTTACCGTCGAAGTAACCGCCCTTGACCACCAGCAGAGGGTTTGCCTTGGCGAAGTCACGCAGCGACTTCGCGACGGCGACAGGGTCACCGTGCACGAAGGCGATCGCGGACGGCCCAGCGAGCTCCTCGTCGAAAGACGAGATGCCGGCGTTGTTGGCCGCGATCTTGGTCAGCGTGTTCTTCACCACGGCGTAGGTCGCGTGCTCACTGATCGACGTGCGCAGCTGCTTGAGCTGAGCGACAGTGAGACCGCGGTACTCGGTCAGCAGAACGGCAGCAGAGTTCTCGAACAGGTTCTCGAGCTCGGCAACCGTGGCTTCCTTGTTCGCCATGGCCTACTCCTCAATCTTCTTCGTCGCACACCGCGGGAGCGGTGTGCCCGCCGAAACCCGCTGGAGAAAGAAAAAAGCTCCGGCGCAGAGGCACGGAGCTGGCGACCCAGAAACTGTGGAACAGAGGCTGGAACTTGCTTCATACACCTGCGCGGGCGCCCACCTGAGTGGATCTTCGGTCGTGCATGCACGACGACCAGCGGTCTTTGGCTCCGTACAGGTTACGGGATGCGAGGCGCCGCGTGCAAATCGGACTCGGCGACGGCCTCCGCGGGGACCAGCGGGAGGGACACCGTGAACGCGGTGCTTCCCGGTTCGCTGACGACCGAGACCTCGCCGCCGTGCGCCTGCACGACGGCCTGCACGATGGCCAGCCCGAGCCCGGTGGAGCCGGTGGCGCGGTTGCGCGAGCTGTCGCCGCGGGCGAATCGCTCGAACAGCGTGGCCCGGAGCTCCTCCGGGATCCCGGGGCCGTCGTCGGCGACCGTGACGATCGCGCGCTGGGCCAGCGCATCCACGCGGAGCCCGGCCGTGACCGTCGTGCCCGGAGGCGTGTGGACGCGGGCATTGGCGAGCAGGTTCATCAGCACCTGGTGGATGCGCGGGGCGTCGCCGAGCACCTCGACGGGTTCGTCGGGGAGGTCGAGCGTCCACTCGTGGTCCGGGCCGGCCGCGTGCGCGTCGCTGAGCGCATCCACCAGCAGCAGGGAGAGGTCGACCGGGTCGTGATCGAGCTCGCGTCCCTCATCGAGCCGGGCCAGCAGGAGGAGGTCCTCCACCAGGGAGGTCATGCGTGTCGCCTCGGACTCGATGCGGCCCAGCGAGTGCGTGACGTCGGGAGGCAGCTCGTGCGGCGCGCGACGCGTCAGTTCCGCGTAGCCGCGGATCGAGGCGAGCGGCGTCCGCAGCTCATGGCTGGCGTCGGCGACGAACTGGCGGACCTTCTGCTCACTCGCCTGTCGTGCGGTCAGAGCGGAGGCGACGTGCCCGAGCATCCGGTTGAGGGCTGCACCCACCTTCCCGACCTCGGTGTGCTGATCCGTGTCGGCTTCGGGCACGCGGACGGACAGGGCGACGTCGCCACGGTCGAGGGGCAGCGACGACACCTGCTCGGCCGTGCCCGTCACCCGCTCGAGCGGCCGCATCGCCAGCCGGACGACCACGTTCGCCAGCAGGAATGCGAAGACGAGGCCCGCGAGGGTCACCAGCGCGATGACCAGCGTGAGCCGGGCGACCGTCGCGTTCACGTCGCTGAGAGGCAGGCCGATGATGACGCTGTCGCCGTTCGTGAGCTCCACGGCAGCGACGCGGTAGTCGCCGAGCGAGGGTCCGAGGTTGATGGTTCGCGGATGCCCGTCGGAGGGGAGGGTGATCAACGCCGTCGTCGCGATCGGGACGCGCTGCGGCGCGACCGGCTGGTCGGGCGAACTCCCCTGCGGACGTTCCGAGAGGATCACCGGGTAGAGCAGCATGTCGCCGCTGCGGATCACGCCGAAGGTGCCGGTCTGCTGGCCGGGCGTCTGGACGATGCCGATGACGTCGGGACCGGTCGGCTGGTCGCCGTAGATCCGGTCGGCGGCACGCTGCCCCCGGTCGAGCGCCGACGTGAGCTGCCCATCCAGTCGCTGCATCAGGTAGTTCTGCAGCGCGAAGACGCTGACCGTCCCGATGACGGCGCCGAGCACGGCGAGCATCGCTACGACGACCAGCACCACGCGGCTGCGCAGCGTCCAGGACCGGAACGGACGAAGACGAGGGAACCGGCTGCCCGCTGCGCGGGCGGTGGTCATTGCGCGGCCTTCACCATGTACCCGGCGCCGCGGACGGTGTGGATCATCGGCGTACGGCCGGCGTCGATCTTCTTGCGCAGGTACGAGATGTAGAGCTCGACGACACTCGACGAGCCGCCGAAGTCGTAGCTCCACACGCGGTCCAGGATCTGCGCCTTGCTGAGCACCCGGCGCGGGTTGCGCATCAGGAAGCGCAGGAGTTCGAACTCCGTTGCGGTCAGCTGGATGGGCTCACCGTCGCGGTGCACCTCGTAGCTGTCCTCGTCGAGGACGAGATCGCCGACGATGAGCACCGGGTCCTCGTGGTCGGCGACCGCCGCGCGTGACCGGCGCAGCAGGCCGCGGAGCCGGGCGACCAGTTCCTCCAGGCTGAAGGGCTTGGTGACGTAGTCGTCCCCACCCGCGGTGAGACCGGCGATCCGGTCGTCCAGCGAGTCCTTGGCGGTGAGGAACAGCACGGGCGCCTCGTTGCCGTCGGCGCGCATGCGGTTGAGCACCTGCAGCCCGTCGATGTCCGGGAGCATGATGTCGAGCACCACGACGTCGGGCTTGAACTCGCGCGAGAGCTGCAGCGCCTGCTGGCCGGTGGAGGCCGTCTTGACGTCCCAGTCCTCATAGTGCAGAGCCATCGCGAGCAGATCCGTCAGCGTCGCTTCGTCGTCGACGACGAGCACGCGGATGGAGCTGCCGTCCGCGCGGCGCAGAAGCGAGCGGGACTGGCTGGAGGGGGCACCGGCGGCGCGAGCGTTCATGGTCACCTTTCCCATTATGAGGAGCCGCATGGATGCGGACCTTGCGCAACCTATGAACTCCCTGAGCGGCTCGCTCACCCTCGAGGCGGCGTCCGCGGCTGATGCATAGGTTCGCCACAGCGCGCCGAAAAGAGCGGTCCTTAATGTCCGGCAAGAAGCCCATCCGACAGCACAGTTTGGAAGCCCATGTTCGGAACCTATCTGCGGCGCGAGCTGCTCAACCGCCGCAAGCAGACGATCATCATCGCCATCGGCATGGCCCTGGCGATCGCGTTGGTCATCATCGTGAACGCCGTGTCCGCCGGCGTACGGCAGGCCCAGGAGAGCGTGCTCCAGTCCGTGTACGGAGTGGGCACCGACATCACGGTCAGCCAGCCCGCCACCGCCCAGGGGGCAAACGCGCAGCAGGACGCGGGCGGTCGCCCGCGCTTCGACTTCGGTGCCGGATCGGGCACCGACACCGGCACTGCACGGCAGGTGAACACCTCCCGCCTCGAGCCCACCCGTGGCGCCACAGTCATGGACGCTTCGACCCTCACCACGGTGAAGTCCGTGCACAACGTGGCGTCGGCCGCCGCGGTGCTGTCCCTCACCAATACGAGCTTCAGCGGAACGCTGCCGAACTTCCAGCAGCTGCGGCAGGAGCGCCAGGGCGGGCAGGCGGCGCAGCCGACCGCTCCGCCGACCGGTGGTTCGGACGGAGCGGGCGGCAGCTCGTTCACGGTCGACTCCTTCTCCGTGCTCGGCCTCGATCCGGCCGGCAAGTCGGTAGGGCCTCTGGCCTCCGTCACCCTGACCGGTGGTCGCAGCTTCACCGCGGCGGACCAGGGCAAGGATGTCGTGGTGCTGGACGCCAGCTACGCCAAGACCGCGAGCAAAGCGGTCGGCGACACCATCACCATCGGCGGCACCGACTTCGCGGTGATCGGGATCGTCGCGGCCACCGGCTCCGACGCGACCACAGCAGCGAATGCCTACATCCCCCTGGATGTCGCCCAGACGCTCTCCGGACAGACCGCGAAGATCTCGTCGGTCTACGTGAAGGCGGCGTCGTCGGGTGACATCGATCAGCTCAAGACGGACCTCACCAAGGCGGTGTCGGGCGCAACGGTCAGCACGCAGGCGGACCTCGCCTCCACCGTCTCCGGCTCCCTCGGGAGCGCGGGCGAGCTCATCGCGAATCTCGGGACCTGGCTGTCGGTGATCGTCCTCGCGGCCGCGTTCCTCATCGCCATCCTCTTCACCATCTCCGGCGTCACCCGGCGCACCCGCGAGTTCGGCACCCTCAAGGCGATCGGCTGGTCGAACCGCCGGATCGTCGGTCAGGTCGCCGGCGAGTCCGTGGTGCAGGGCGTCATCGGCGGCGTGATCGGCGTCGCGATCGGTCTCCTCGGAGTCCTGGTCGTCAACGTGATCTCGCCGACACTGACCGGCAGCATCAGCCATGGCTTCAGCAATGCCGCCGGCCGCGGGGCCGGTGCCGGCTCCGCGGCGAACGCCCCGGGCTCCGGCACCGGCTTCGCCGGAGGCGGGGCGTTCGGAGCCGCGAGGCAGGCGGCCACCACCACAGCGGACATCACCCTGCACGCACCGGTGACCCTGTGGATCATCGTCGGCGCGGTCGCCCTGGCCGTGCTCGGCGGACTCCTGGCCGGCGCGATCGGCGGGTGGCGCGCATCCCGCCTCCGCCCGGCGGCCGCCCTGCGCTCCGTCGCCTGAATCCGTCGCACCGACCCGGGCCGCCATCGGCCCCACACCCAAGGAGTCACCGTGTACACCCTCACCGATGTCACCAAGAAGTACAGCCAGTCGAAGCGCCAGGTGGTCGCGCTGGACGACGTCACCCTGGAGATCCCCGACGGACAGCTGGTCGCCATCCAGGGGCCGACCGGAGGCGGCAAGTCGACCCTGCTGCAGATGCTGGGAGCGCTCGACCGGCCCACCTCCGGCTCGGTGCAGCTCGGCTCGGACAGCCTCTCGAAACAGCGCGACGGGAAGCTGGCGAGGATCCGCGCGGAAGAGATCGGCTTCGTCTTCCAGGGCTTCAACCTCATCCCGACGCTCACCGCGCAGGAGAACGTCGAGACCGCACTGGCACCGCTCGGAGTCAGCGGAGCGGAGCGCAGGAGGCGGGCCGCCGAGGCGCTGGCCTCCGTAGGACTCGCCGATCGCGGCAACCACCTGCCGTCGGAGCTCTCCGGCGGTCAGCAGCAGCGCGTCGCCATCGCCCGGGCGCTGGTCAAGGATCCCGAGGTGCTCCTCGCCGACGAGCCCACGGGCAACCTGGACGAGGAGACCCGCGACGAGATCATGGACCTGCTCGAAGGGCTGTGGCGGGACCGCGGACTCACCGTGATCATCGTCACCCACGACACCGCCGTCGCCAAGCGCGCCCAGCGCCGGCTGCACATCAAGCACGGCCGGGTGAACGAGGTGGCGTAAGCGCCGGCCCCGTGGCCGGTCGCTCAGGGCAGCGGGACGACGACCATCCCGAGCGCCTCGGCCAGCACGACCGCCTGACGCTCGTCGATGACGGTCCCGCGCAGGACGACACCGGAGGGGTCGACGCCGGTCAGGTCGCTGCCCGCGATGCTCGCGGCGCTCAGGTCGGCGCCCTCGAGCAGCGCGGCGCTGAGGTCGCATCCTTCGAACCGGGCCTCCTGGCAGCGCGCCTCGGACAGGTCGGCCTCCCGCAGCCGGACGCCCTCGAAGGTCGTGCCGCGGAGTTCGGCGCGGCTGAGCCCGGCGAACGACCAGTTGCCGCCCTCCACGGTGAGGAGTGCGAACTCGCAGGCGTGGAAGCTGCTGCCGGTCAGCTTGCAGCGGCGGAAGGTGGCGTCGAAGAAGTTGCACGACTCGAACCGGCAGTTCACGAAGGCCGAGTCGGTGTGCTCGCTCACGTTGAAGCGCACCTTGCGAAACACGCACTCGGTGAACGTCGCCCCGGAACTGCGCAGCTCAGTCATGTCGACGTCGTCGAACACGACGCCGGTGTACTCGACCCCGTCGAGGTCGCGCCCGTACCAGTCTTCGCCTTTGATCGCGTCCTCGATGCTCGTCACCAGGCGAGCCTAGCCGCGGGGGCTGACACGGAACCGCCTCCTGCGGGTAGCATCGCCGCGCGAGGGGGATGCTCATGACGACGCTCGAGGGACGCGCCGGGACCGCACTGCTCGTGATCGATGTTCAGAACGGTGTCATCGGCGGTGCTCATCGCCGGGACGAGGTCGTGGCGGCCATCCGGTCCCTGGTGGACCGGGCCCGTGACGAGGACGTTCCGGTGGTCTGGATCCAGCACTCCGACGAGAACCTGACCCCGGGCAGCGAGGAGTGGGAGTACGTGCCCGAGCTCACGCGATCCGACACGGAGGCGCTCGTGCCGAAGAGCTACGCCGATGCGTTCGAGGACTCGACCCTCGAGTCGGTGCTCGCCGACGCCGGTGTCGGCCGCATCGTGGTGACGGGCTCGCAGACGGACGAGTGCATCCGTTCGACCATCCACGGCGGCGTGGTGCGGGGATACGACGTGACCCTGGTCGGCGACGCGCACACCACCGAGGATCTCACCGAGTGGGGTGCTCCCCCGCCCGACCTGGTGATCGCGCACACGAACCTGTACTGGTCGAACCACCGCGCACCCGGCCGCACCGCGGAGGTCGTGGACGCCGCCGAGGTCGCCTTCCGCTGAAGCGTGCCCGATACGCTCGACGCATGGCCCACGATCTCGCGAACGTCCTCGGCGACGTGGGGCCACTCGTCTTCTACCTGGTGGTCTGGGGACTCGTGTTCGCCGGCACCGGACTGTTCGTCGGCGTGTTCATCCCGTTCATCACCGGCGACTCCCTGCTGTTCGCGGCCGGGATCCTCACGGGAACCCATCCGGAGCTCTCGATCTGGGTGCTCGCCATCGGCGTGGGCGTCGCAGCGGTGCTGGGCGACCAGGTGGGCTTCTGGCTCGGGCGACGGGTCGGGCGTCCGTACCTGACGAAGCGCGGGGGCCGCTGGGTGCAGGCGGGCGTGCGCAGGGCGGAGCGCTTCTACGAGCTGTTCGGCTGGTGGTCCGTGGTGATCAGCCGGTACATCCCGTGGGGGCGCGTCTTCATCCCGCCGATCGCCGGCATCAGCGCGATGCGGTACTGGCGATTCCTGAGCGCCAACATCGTCGGAGCGCTCAGCTGGGGCGTGCTGATCACCGTCATCGGGTACTTCGCGGCGGTCAACCCGAGCGTGCGACCGGTCGCGTATATCGTCGCCGGTGTCGTGATCGTCGCGTCGCTCGTCGCAGGCGTGCGGGCCTGGGCGCTCGACCGCCGCTCTCACGCGCCGATCGCGCGCGGGGCGGGCGCCGAAGGTGCCGGCGCTGAGGGTGCCGGCGCTGAGGTTGCTGGCGCTGAGGGCGCCGGCGCTGAGGGTGCCGGCTCGGGCGACGTGCGCTGAGCCGCCTGCAGGCGGTCGGCCAGGGCGGCCGCCGTCTCGGCCAGCGGCGCTGGGCCGACGATGTCGAACGGTGCATCGAAGCGGGCGAGCGACGCCAGCAGGCCCATCCACGACCATGAGCGCGTCACGATCCGCGTGCGGTCGTCGTCGAGTTCCTCGATCTCACCCTCTGCGATCCACGGCGTCACCGCGTGCACCGGGAGGTGGATGACGACCTCGCCGATGCAGGGCAAGCGGTCCTCATCTTCCGAGCCCTTGAAGCGCGCGCCGACGAACGAGGCAGCACTTCCCGACGGCATGGTCCGTCGTTCGAATCGCGGACCGGATGGCGTCCGCGGTGTCAGCCGGTCGAGCCGGAAGATCCGCCAGGCGTCGCGGTCGAGGTCCCACGCGACGAGGTACCAGCGCGCGTCCCGCACGACCACGCCGTGCGGTTCGGCGCGACGGGGCGGGCCGTCGGATCCTGCGTAGTCGAACCGGAGCACCATCCTCCGGTGCACGGCATCGCTGACGGCCTCCAGCACTGCCGCGTCCGTGGGCGAGTCCACGGCTCCTCGCTCGAAGCGGATGCCGTCGACGCGGTGCCGCAGGCGCGACGGCATCACCTGCCGCACGGTCGCGAGCGCCCGGGCCGCGGCCTCGTCGATACCGGCACCGGAGGCGCCCGCGTATTGCAGCGCGACCGACACGGCGACCGCCTGCTCCTCGTCGAACAGCAACGGCGGCAGCTCGGAGCCGGCGGCGAGCCGGTAGCCGCCGTCCGGCCCTTTGACGGCGTCGATGCGGTAGCCGAGTTCGCGAAGCCGGTCGACGTCCCGTCTCACGGTGCGGGTGGTGACGTTCAGCCGCTCCGCCAGCGCGGAGCCGGACCAGTCGCGGCGCACCTGCAGCAGCGACAGCATGGCGAGCATCCTCGACGAGTTCCCGGTCATGGATGCAGTCTCTCGCAGGTAGAGGACCGTAGTTGTCCTCTACTCCTGTCAGCCTGGCGGAGCCGGGAAGGTCCCGGTGACGAGAGCGAGGCACAGATCATGAGCATCACCACCACATCCCACCTGAACTTCCGGGACGGCGGGGCGCGAGACGCCCTGGGCTTCTACGCCGAGGTGTTCGGCGGGGAGCTCACCATCGCCACCTACGGCGACTTCGGGATGCCTGCGGACCTTCCGGGTGCGCGAGGAGTCATGTTCGGTCAGGTGATTTCCGCGGACGGCTTCCGCATCATGGCCTACGACGTCCCGGGCGAAACGAGCGCACAGCAGCCGCGCGAGCTCTTCACGCGCAGGGAGAACGGCACGACGATCACCGATCAGGAGTACTTCGTGAGCGTTCGCGGCTCGTCTCTCGACGAGGTCTCCGGGTACTGGGAGCGGCTCGCCGACGGCGCAACCATCGTCGAACCGCTGGCCGCATCCGCCTGGTCTGCGGGCTTCGGGATGCTGACCGACCGTTTCGGCGTCACCTGGGTTCTCGACGTGGCGTGAGCCCAGGTGACGCCGGCCGGTTCAGTCCTGGTTGCTGAAGGCGGCGTCGAAGGATGCGGTCGGCTGCTTCCAGAGGAGCGAGCGGATGTAGCCCACCGCCTCCTTGGCGCCGTGCAGGCGGTCCATGCCCGCGTCTTCCCATTCGATCGAGATCGGACCGGAGTAGCCGATCGACTCGAGCGCCCGGAAGGCGTCCTCCCACGGGACGTCCCCGTGCCCGGTGGAGACGAAGTCCCAGCCGCGGCGCGGGTCGCCCCAGGGCAGGTGCGATCCGAGCACTCCGGCGCGGCCGTTCTTGGGACGCAGCCGCGTGTCCTTGCAGTCGACGTGGTAGATGCGGTCCTGGAAGTCGACGATGAAGCCGACCGGGTCGATGTCCTGCCACATCATGTGCGACGGGTCCCAGTTGAAGCCGAAGGCCTCGCGGT
This region of Leifsonia sp. fls2-241-R2A-40a genomic DNA includes:
- a CDS encoding isochorismatase family protein; this encodes MTTLEGRAGTALLVIDVQNGVIGGAHRRDEVVAAIRSLVDRARDEDVPVVWIQHSDENLTPGSEEWEYVPELTRSDTEALVPKSYADAFEDSTLESVLADAGVGRIVVTGSQTDECIRSTIHGGVVRGYDVTLVGDAHTTEDLTEWGAPPPDLVIAHTNLYWSNHRAPGRTAEVVDAAEVAFR
- a CDS encoding WYL domain-containing protein, which gives rise to MTGNSSRMLAMLSLLQVRRDWSGSALAERLNVTTRTVRRDVDRLRELGYRIDAVKGPDGGYRLAAGSELPPLLFDEEQAVAVSVALQYAGASGAGIDEAAARALATVRQVMPSRLRHRVDGIRFERGAVDSPTDAAVLEAVSDAVHRRMVLRFDYAGSDGPPRRAEPHGVVVRDARWYLVAWDLDRDAWRIFRLDRLTPRTPSGPRFERRTMPSGSAASFVGARFKGSEDEDRLPCIGEVVIHLPVHAVTPWIAEGEIEELDDDRTRIVTRSWSWMGLLASLARFDAPFDIVGPAPLAETAAALADRLQAAQRTSPEPAPSAPAPSAPATSAPAPSAPAPSAPAPRAIGA
- a CDS encoding VOC family protein is translated as MSITTTSHLNFRDGGARDALGFYAEVFGGELTIATYGDFGMPADLPGARGVMFGQVISADGFRIMAYDVPGETSAQQPRELFTRRENGTTITDQEYFVSVRGSSLDEVSGYWERLADGATIVEPLAASAWSAGFGMLTDRFGVTWVLDVA